The DNA sequence CGCGCGACTACACGATCGGCATGGGCGCGCTGATGCAGGGCGTGATCGTGCACCAGATGCGCAAGCGCGGCATGAACCCGCCGGTGCAGGCCAACGAGGCCAACGTGGAGTTCATCGCCGCGAACGAGACGGAGATCATGCAGCTGCTCACCTCGGCCGCGGCGCAGGCAGGCGCGATGCCGCGCCCCTGAAAGCTCGTCAACGGCGCAGGGGTACAGAGGAACAGAGAACAGCCAGAGATACGGAGGACACCCGTCTTCCTCTGTGTTTCTGGCTGTTCTCTGTATGTCTGTACTCTCGCTGTTGTATCGTTGGACAGTTGTGCCCATTCGTGCGGCCCGTGGCGGGAGAAAAATGGGGCTTGCGGCTGGCGGCGGACGGGGCAGTATTGGGTCCGCTCCGCCCATGGGGGGCGGGGTGGGGAACAGCGGCGGCGAGGGCGCCCGGGGGTTGACTCCCCGCGGCACCTGCGATACATTGCTCGTCTTGCCTTCTGCCGGGAGTAGTGTATTCGCACGACCTTGGGTCGCGCGGGCGCACGGCGGGAGGAGACAACTGGCGAGCCTTCGCGGGGGGAGTAGCGCGACGGCTCGCGGTTCGGCGTTCGGGCCCTGATGGCCCGAAACCGGGGGAGCTCTTCGCGCAGCCCGCTGCCGCGCTCCCACTCGATTCAACCATCCGGATCGGACCGACAAGGGAAATGGCCAAGGCTAAGTTCGAGCGCAACAAGCCGCACGTGAACGTGGGCACCATCGGGCACGTGGACCACGGCAAGACCACGCTGACGGCCGCGATCACGCGGATCCAGGCGGCCCAGGGGCTCGCCGACTTCATCAGCTTCGACAACATCGACAAGGCT is a window from the Longimicrobium sp. genome containing:
- a CDS encoding GTP-binding protein → MAKAKFERNKPHVNVGTIGHVDHGKTTLTAAITRIQAAQGLADFISFDNIDKA